A window of Heterodontus francisci isolate sHetFra1 chromosome 18, sHetFra1.hap1, whole genome shotgun sequence genomic DNA:
AGATTTTCCCCACCCTAACCCAGAGCCCAATTGTGACCAGATGCCGCTCAAATCGAGATCAGCTAACTCGGCATTGGACCAGCAAATGAACCAGGAGTTCCCTGGTCTGCATGGCTCAGCTCCTCAACAGAAATTCTCACTCAGCCATCAAAGGAGGCCAGTTCATATTTGCTTTAAAGCTTTTTGAGTTTATTTAGTCAGTCGTTGAATCAATGAaataaacaacttgcatttctatagtacctttcatgacctcaggatatcacaaagtgttttacaacaagcgaagtacttttaaaatgcagTCTTATAGattaaagagagatacagcactgaaacaggccctttggcccaccgagtctatgccaaccaacaaccacccatttatactaatcctacattaatcccatattccctaccacatccccacaatcctcctacctacactaggggtaatttaccatggccaatttacctatcaacctgcaagtctttggctgtgggaggaaaccagagcgccaggcagaaacccatgcagtcacagggagaacttgcaaactccacacaggcagtacccagaactgaacgcaggtcactggagctgtgaggctgtggtgctaaccactgcgccactctatcTCCTtgctttaatgtaggaaacatggcagccaatttgcacacagcaagatcccacaaacagcaatgtgataatgaccagataatctgtttttcagtgatgttgtttgagagataaatattgtccaggacactgaggagaactcccacgCTCTTctatcaaaatagtaccatgggatcttacaTCCGtctgagagggcaggcggggccttggtttaacaaaagacagcacctctgacagtgcagcacttcctcagtatggcattggagtgtcagcctagactgttGTGGTCAAGTCTCTGAgagggacttcaacccacaaccttctgactcagtgaacCCACTGAACTACGGCTGATAAACAAGATATTAAGATGATAGTTTCAGTTTCCACTCTGTGTTTGCTGATCTCAGTGGGAGCAGCAACACAATTAACTTGCTGTGGTGCAATAGCCTGCTGATGCACACTGTTAAGGGTCACTAGTGATTAATGCCTGTGCTGGTGAAATATTGGGATGTGGTTTCATGCGCAAGCAATGCcactggaaccatatcccaacaaggAGTAAAGACAGTAGGAGGTTGGGAAGGAAAGGGGAAAGGAGGGTGAGAGGGGAAAGGTAAGGGAAGgaaaggaggggagaggggaaagggcaagggaaggaaaggaggggagaggggaaaggtaggggcagggagggggaggagaggagaaaggGCAAGGGAAGGAATGGAGGGGAAGggtagggagcagggagggggagaggggaagggtaggggcagggaggggaaggaaagtggaagggagagggaggagaggggaaagggggaggagagggaagggaggggaagagaaaggagggagaggggaaagggtaGATGGCGGGAAGGAGAGGGGAAAGGGCAAGGGAAGgaaaggaggggagaggggaaaggtaggggcagggagggggaggagaggagaaaggGCAAGGGAAGGAATGGAGGGGAAGggtagggagcagggagggggagaggggaagggtaggggcagggagggggaggaaagtggaagggagagggaggagaggggaaaggaggtggagagggaagggaggggaagagagagaaaggagggagaggggaaagggtaGATGGCGGGAAGGAGAGGGGAAAGGGCAAGGGAAggaaagggggagaggggaagggtggggggcaaggagggggggagagtggaagggagagggagcagaggagaaaaggggagcagaggggaagggagggggaaaagagaaaggaggggagggcagaggggaaacgggggggggggaagggtagatggcggagaggaggggaggagtggTGAAGGGGgttgagaggggaagagagagggaaaggggtaaaCTACAAGAGAAGATATTTTTTTCATTGCAAACAGACAAAACATATTCTGAATCCTGGTATAATAGATCCCAACGAAAGTCCAAGAACCTAATGGGAAATGACAAATGTTATTTTTCAGGTGTTTTGGGGATCAGTGCCCTGTTATAGTTGTGGAATATATCCCTTAGCCATGTCACATTGGTTCAGGTATGTGCAGTCCCTTGCGAATTGCTTGGGTTATTTAATGTTCGGTCAGACGAGAAATCCTCGTTTTTGTTAAATGTTAACgcggtgttcaagatcatgaaacAAAAGACCGGGGCTTTAAATTCCGACATTTTAACACAGGGCAAAGTTTGTTTCCTGGGAAGTTTCGTTTAATTGTTTTGAACAACTCTGTTCACCTCTGCCTTAAGACATGTCTGTCTGGCGAAGGATTCGTTATTTTAAGGTGCAAAAAGGTCCTTTTCTTTCACCGCCTTGGGTCACCGCTAGCTGGAATCGAATCCTCCCCCTGGAGAAACTAGTTTGTATGATCATTAAAGTCATCATTGTATGATCATCAAAAACCCTTTCTCCAAAAAAATCCCACTCCACCCTGATCACAGTCTAAAAAAGGTCTCTGCTTCTGTCACGTATTCGCTTATTTATTCAGCTCTTTAATGGACTTTGGTGAGAACTGTGATCTGAACAAAATATCCATCATAAAGAAAACTGCTTTATGAGACCAACTACAATAAGGAGCCCAAACCTCCCACTAAGCCATAATGTGATTTAGATAACACAGGCATAAACGGCGGATATTCTGATCTGTAGACAATTGAATGGTTAGAGCTGTTCCGGCTGTTATTTGTGTGAATATATTGGATAGGGGTTCAATTTCCAGCGGCTGTTATATGAGCTGCTATGGATCTGATTGGTTTCCACTTCATGCGCATTTTTATCTACAAATTTTAGCATTGCCCATCTAAACATAAAAATGATTACTTCGGGAAACACGCATGCAGGAAACTCTGACTAGAGAAATAAATTCAAAAGTGTTACTGAGATGCGGAGAGCCAAAGGAAAAATGTTAAGGTTGCTGAGAGCGACAAAAAAAAGATAAATATTACGGACCAACAGGATAAATAAGCTGTAACTCTATCCTGGTGAGAACTCTCTCCTACCCTTCCCCAGCAGGTCTGTTATCTCAACACGGAGATCAAGGGCTATCTGTAACTCCTGTTTATCTCATCCATTGACAATGCTGAGTGTTTCTTGTTTCCTGTTCGCCTTAAGATGCCAGTTCAAATGCTGCATTTTGAAGACTTTGAGACGCCCCCGTGTTGTGTGTCTCCGCCACTCTGCAGGGGGATTCCGTCagcgcatatatatatgtatctATATATTCATATTAAAAGACAGCAGACCTTCCTGTTTTCAGCAGAAATGTTTGTTCTAAAAAATGTCGTTCGCTGACTTTGTTGGGATAATTCCTGGGACTGTTTCCTGTATCAACACTAAATACCAAGACATTCCACAGCTATAGATGCAGCTGTGAATCCAGCACATTGCGTAACCAGGTTTATAAATATGTAGCATTTAAGCAGAACGTCTCAACCCACTGTCACCTAGAGGTTTCAATATCTGTGGGGATTATATTTATAAATCACAATTCGAACGTCCTTTACATGTAAAATATCATTGCCTGTGTGCAATAAATACTCTCAGGCTTTAACAGTAAGAATCAGAAATTGATATTTTTCATCCCACTGCTTATTAATTTCGTACAAGTGCCGATGGTTAAAAGTAGAGGTTAAAGGTTAAATTACCTTTTATAAAAAAAAGCTTCGTTATTGTCGAAAAGCTACCGATAAATTCGTGCTTTTTTCCCGCAGCTGGCCTCCCCCTGGTAAACACCCCCCGCACAAAGCTGATCGGCAAATCAGAAATACAAGTACATGTGTGGCAATTTCTGAATATTTCAAATATATTTTTTACGCTGCTGTTAACTGCATTGAAAACAATGTTGCAATGCACCCAAGAACATGATGCATTCATAAAATTAAGCAATTTGCTCCTGTTTCGTTCATCTGCTCGCTCCAGTACTTAAAACTATTGAACAATAAAGTGTACGGTCTTTTCAGCATCATCACCCGGGCGGCGTAAAATACAACCCATGTTTTCTGTTCCAAATGTTTATGAGAACATGTTTTTTTTTATCTTGAATTTAGGTTTGAGTAGAAAGAGAGATTCTTTACGGAAGGGAGAAGGCTGTAAAATGTAAATACCGGTGCAGCCAGGTCCTTTAGCGGATTTTTAAACATCCCCATTCAAAACAAAGGGACGCCAAATGGTGATCTATTGCGGAGAAATAGCACACTAGTGATTCCTGACACTATAAAATAAAAAAGCAATGCCTACGGCGGGGGGGGGGATGCTTTTAACCGCGGTTAATTAATCTGGATTGATTAAAAGGAGTCTGCAATTATGTAATTTACACCGGGGAATTTTGTTCAGCGAGACGCTTTATGTTATTTGTATTATTAGAGTGCtggtgtgatttatttggactcggTTTCGTGTGTGTGTCCATTAGTTTGGTGGTTCAGActgaggatgtctttttggcttcttTTCTCCTCCCCTCGTGTGAGCTGAGCtttgagaccagagagagagagcggaaatTCCTGCTTCCGATTGCAAACGAGAAAAAaaagcaactctctctctctctgttccctttgtGAATGGCATTTCCAAAGCTCATTTGCATACACACAGCAGCCCGGGTCGTCGCCACGGCAACGCGGTGACGTCACGCGGAGGGGCGGGCAGCTATTGGACAGCTGCTGCTGAATGTATCCATGTATGGGCGGGGGGAGTTGTTGTGTCTTCCTATTGAAGAAAGCTGAGCGCCTGCTCGTTGCAATCAGCGCGGCTTCAGGCCGGGTcattgagaaaaaaaaaacaagagcCCGTCCTTGTATCATTCAGCAAACCGGGGGGCCAATCGCAGAGACTCATTGCAACCTTCTCCTGCCTGGGGAATACGTTTTTATTTTCCTGCTACagcgatttttttttttgcaatttgcAAAGAAAAGCATTTAGTCATTTGCAAAGCAGCCCGTTTGCAATTTGCATTCCTTCCCGTTTCTAATTCTTATCGGTTTTGTGGCTGTTTCTGACCCTGATGCGCGGTCAGTAAAGGTTTGTCCCCAATGTTAGAGAAATTTCCGTGCGCCCCGTTTGACTCGGAAATGGCGATGTGTAAGGCGACCGGCTGGCTGCACGACCAGCTGGAGCGGGGCAACGACAGCCTCCTCCTCATGGACTGCCGAGCTCATGAGCTGTACGACTCCTCACACATTGAAGCGGCCATCAGCGTCGCCATCCCCGGCTTGATGCTCAGGCGCCTGAAGAAGGGTAACTTCCCCATCAAGGCGCTCATCTCCAACAACGAGGACAAGGAGAGGTTCGCCCGGCGCTGCAAGAACGGAATCATCCTCCTGTACGACCAGAGCACGGTGGAGTGGAACGAGAATCTCAACGCCACGTCTGTGCTGGGCTTGCTGCTGAGAAAGTTAAAGGATGAAGGATGCAAAGTCTTCTGCCTGGAAGGTAAGAGGCGCTTTCCGGTATCACTTTCAGCACAATCCAACATTAAATGTCacttatttatatatatttaaaaagaTACTAGAAAGGAGACGATTATCCATGTGGCATGTGATTTGTGAGCATGCATGAGACAGGACACAATTTACACATTCGgcccgccaacccccccccccacccccaaaaaaaactATTAAAACTGAGGGTACATGCTTTATTTAAAAGGGGTTGTGCCCCATTTCTGGAAACAAAGACTTTGCATAAGAACCCAGACCGACATAAGCAAGAAAATAGGGCTGTTGTGGTCTAGAATATTCTGgcgggtggaagcagattcaataataacttacaaAAAAGGGAATgaattttcaaagagccagcatgggcactaatgggccgaatggtctcctgtgtctctctctctctcgttctacgaTGGGTTTCATTTGAAGTGTGGCGTTTGCTGCATTTTATTCTATATGTGTGTTGTGTGTTTGCAGGCGGATTCAGCAAATTTCAGGCGGAATACCCAACGCATTGCGAGACCAACTTGGAGAGTTCGTGCGGCACCTCCTCGCCCCCCGTGCCGGTGCTGGGGCTCGGGGGGCTCCGCATCAGCTCCGACTCGTCCTCGGACATCGAGTCCGAGCCGGACAGAGACGCCCCGAACAGCGCAACCGAGTGTGACAGTAGTCCCCTCTCCAACAACCAGCAGCCCTCCTTCCCTGTCCAGATCCTGCCCCACTTGTACCTGGGCTGTGCCAAAGACTCCACCAACCTGGATGTTCTGGAGGAACACGGCATCAAGTACATTTTAAACGTTACCCCTAACCTGCCCAACCTGTTCGAGAACGTCGGCGAATTCAAATACAAGCAAATTCCCATTTCAGACCACTGGAGCCAAAACCTCTCCCAGTTCTTTCCTGAAGCAATCGCATTCATAGGTAAGAAATCTTCTTACTAAAAATCTTCGAACTATTTATTTTTGCACGGATTTAAGTCAAGTCGAGGTGTGCAGGGTTCTCATTTTTTAAACTAACTCCAAGTGGACGAGCCTGTGCGGAAAATTTGGAAGGTAAAGTGGAGGAGTTAAAATAATGTTGGGGGTAGGTCCAAGCGATACATAAAATAGAACAGAAATTGCAAATTGAGTTGCTGGGCTAAATACTATTTGGAAACAGTCCTgtctgcccagagagagagagagacactgtccgtttcagtgctgtatctctaaactaaactaaactattgaaGTGAATAATCGGCAGATTTCGTTGTGCGTTTTAAACATGGTTTATAATCAAGGCCCATTAAAGCTGTCTCCTTTTTGTCCAGTTCTTGATTGCTTTCTTTTTTATGAAAAAAAAGTTTTAGAATTAAGTTACATTTCAAGCTCCTGGTCATATTTGTAAAGAAAAGGGAAATCAGTAAATCTTGCACCGGATTTTGTGAAGGGTGTAACATATCCATTTCAATGTTGGTAAGTGGGAGTTTTAAAGTATTCCCATTCAATGCTTTgcattccttgagcttgtgttttttttaagtcattccctcacagtttatttttttaaattgagcACCAGTCGAAAAGGATTCCAGTCTGAGGAGTTAAACACGTTTTATTAGAATGCCAACAGTTTATGTGCAGACAACATCCTTCTGGGTTTGACCAGAACTAATGTAATTACAATCCCTGAGACGAGTCTGCAGCCTGCGGCTCATTTGAGCCGGGGCGGAAGGAATTTCGGCTGGGAGCCACAGAGAAACTAATCTAAAGGCATTGTAATGCATTTCCTCCTACAAAGGAAACCATTTTCAGGCAATGTTGACATCCTGTTCCTGTTAATGGGCCTTGTCCCCTGTGACTTTCCTCTTTCTTTTGGACGCCTGAATGCCTCCATTGTAGAGGGAAGCACAACAGTTGGGAGAATAATTTAATAGACTTTACAGCCTGAAAGTCTCTACATAGAAGACATTCACTACCATCTTGCAAAATTTCTGTTGAGACATTCATATGCCAGACATCAATACACCAGAGATGAATGCGCTTTTCTATCAGCACTGACCCACATACAATCACTGTAGCATTCTCATTACACTACAAAATTACAGTGTAACCTTTAAAGGCCTCCTTGCATTTCCAAAACATTCAAAAGTCCAACCTACACCACACTATGCAAATCAGTTATGTTTTTTTCCATAAGCAACCTACATACACAGAGTGTAATTGGGAAAACAAATTATAATTATTTTGACTCTACCTTATAGCTGAGACCTCATGAATAAAGGAGGGTGAAGTTttaatgtgtgtgtggggtggggagggggtgtggagaaCAAGGTTGAACATTAATGTTTTTAAAATGTACTTCAAAATATGATGctagcgatttttttttttttactgcagcTCTTGTTGACCTGTtcgtttttaaaatatttttcagaTGAAGCTCGTAACCAAAATTGTGGGGTTCTGGTGCACTGTTTAGCTGGGATTAGTCGATCGGTCACAGTGACTGTGGCCTATCTGATGCAGAAGCTGAACCTCTCCATGAACGACGCTTATGACATTGTGAAGATGAAGAAGTCCAACATCTCCCCCAACTTCAACTTCATGGGGCAGCTGCTGGACTTTGAGCGGACCCTGGGCCTCAGCAGCCCCTGCGACAACCGGCTGCCTTCGCAACCACTCTACTTCACCACCCCCACCAACCACAATGTGTTCCAGCTCGATCCGCTCCAGTCCACTTGACTGCTCAACCCAGCCAACGAGAGAGGCTTGGAAGAATTTTAAAGGTCAAATCACTGACACATAATGGGGTCAGAATGGGTCTGAAAAAGAACAGCTGATCTCACTGAAGGCAACTTGACTCTTTTGTTCAAGCAGCTGTTGTGAAGGGGTGAACCCTGACCTTTGATTTTGAGACCGCTGATGGTTCACAAAGTTAGTTGGAAAAGTGCAGTGGCTGAAAGCTTTACTGTCTAAAGTGGGGACAAAGAGAGAAGCTGGGTGAAGCACTCTCACTCGCTTCATTAATCCCCTCTTTTTGAGTTCTATAGGTAGCAAAATGTTTGTCTTCTGTGAAGACTTTGTTTATTCAGGCTGGTCAGGAGAAAAAAAATGGTTTTGAGAGTTCTGGAATTGGCCACAGTTTTATTTCAGTACTCGAGATCTTGAGGAGTACCATATAGCATGATTTCTATATATATTGTCTGTGTACAGATCCTACGTCACAACTGTACATCAACCAAGATTATGTATTACTGGGTGGAGCATTGTGAGGAAAGTAGCTTCCTGTAAGGTACTTGGGATTGAATCCAGTACATCTCCTTCCTCGCAGATTTAAAAGACTGGAAATGTATGACTAGTATGTAAATTAATATTATGTTTAACTGATTATTCGGACAGTATATGCCAAAAAGTTTTAAGTGTTTTGTTTGACCTGCTTTGATATGTTGCTTTATCTATGTATGAGTGCAATTTGAAGCTGGCTTATGATTTTTGCTCTTTTATTTACCTCTATTCTTAACTGAAAGTCTTGGTAATGTGTATACAGTGCTTGTGTTTTCTTGCTAATGAATGAGTAGACTGTTCTTTGAAAAGGGGACTGGTGAATTTCTTTGTATAAATTTTTATTATGGACAATGCGTATGTGATACAGTGCATTACCTCTGTGCAGACTCTTCAGGGAAGTTAATCACGAATGCAATAGTTTTTTTCTAAAAGTCTGTATTTAAAACTGGAAGCCAATACTATATGTATACACTGCACTTGCTGTAACTCAGTAGCCAGTGAGCATTTGTCCCCAATTCATTGCCACTGACGGCTTAATGTGGGATGGGGGAATTTATTCTAAGAATGATTGATTGTATAATACTAAGTTATTAATAAATGACTATTTTGTCTATATAGAACCTTACACAAGCCTTGGGCCTTATTTGATTATCCTTGTTCCAGTGTTAGTGAAATGGTTCAATTCTTGATGAAGTTTCGAGATACAAAATTAAGCATTAGAAACAAACTTGAGAATTACTTAAAATGAAAATGCACTAGTAAAGGACAACTCATACTTGTTATAAAAGGGACATCCTGCCTGACTAGCCGCCTGGTTTGAGGAAGTGACAGTCTAAAGTGCATGTTGGCTCTTATGTAGTGCATCTAGACTTCCAGTGTGAAAGCTTGCTACACTCAAATTTAAGGAAGTGGGTCCTATTTTTAAGTAAGGAATTGAAACAAAAGAGAAACGACTGGTTAAGCTAGAAAGATGTGCTGAATGCAGTGCTTGTATCCAGTGGTTTTATGCTGAGCCCCCACTGTTTTTAATCAATATAAATGACCTTAGTGCAGAAACACAATGCGAGTTGGTCAGGTTTGCAGACAGAATCaatgaatagtacagcacagaaggaggccattcgacccattgagccTGCGtcagctctttcaaaaagcaatccagttagttccaccaCCCCGTCTCTTTTCCCAGACctttgcaattttttctccttcgagtatttatccaatttccttttgaaggctaaTATTGACTCTGTTTCCATCACCCTATTGGGCAGTGCATTCAAATCCTAACCGctcgtaaaaaaaaaaaaattctcctgtcatttctggttcttttgccaatcaccttaaatctgcgtcctctggttaTCTACTCttcagtcattggaaacagttttcacctaaacccttcatgattttgaacacctcttagccttctctgctccaaggagaacgactccagtctctccaaataactggaatccctcatccctggaaacattttaGAAAATCTCTTTTGTACCCTTTCAATAgtcttcatatccttcctgaagtgtggtggacagaattggtcacaatactccagctagggccaaactaatgttttatatattgtcatgctaggcccccacctgccaagaatgaggcatattaattttgtgatgaacattgattttaaacttactggagtgaagaaaggtttaagcagatcagccgtggctgtaaaagatatttgcatattaacagacgatgattggaaggacaaaggaccattccctgacacattcaacccacaatggaccttgatcaccaggtattgtatgtaagaggagaattccagagactgctaaggtgatacaatccaagatgtggtcagaccagttagtcacatgactacaacaaaaacaagaaatgctggaaatactcaggtctggcagcatttgtggagagagagaagcagagttaacatttcagatcagtgacccttcttcagaactggcaaaggttagaaatgtaataggttttaagcagataaagcgggagtggggcaagagataacaaaaggcatggTGTTGAAAGAACAGggtcagaaaataactgaccagaagatcatggagtaaaggcaaatggtatgttaatggtgtgagaaagacaaagcattagtgcagagagggtgttaatggacagaaaaatgaacagccctggcccaaagtcaCATAActgacctgcttggcaacctgggtttttctgaattgtacaaacagtttgaacttagAAAgactgctcctggattgagaagatctctcctgtctatctgctcccatctctttctcacaagcctctgaatccactgaagacacatgaaccccaagagagaaaagtctcctacagcgaacaaggtttaagaagaatactgggccccaacgaaaagcaagatccacctacaatcaaggactctacagtgagctcgaagaaccgtaacaaaaacccttcagatattacctcagacttttccactttattttcttccgctcttttctgtctctatttgcatgtgtgtatcgcgtatgcatgctagtgcgggcgcgtcgtgtatccataggcgttaactgaattagagtttaattgaatacatttcaacttttcttctttaaacctaagaaagcctgtttgtgctggtctctttgccttataactggaaagcagtgaacaaggattcaccaagggggagctaaaaacacattgtgtttaaaattaaaccctgttacggtaa
This region includes:
- the LOC137379455 gene encoding dual specificity protein phosphatase 6-like isoform X1; its protein translation is MLEKFPCAPFDSEMAMCKATGWLHDQLERGNDSLLLMDCRAHELYDSSHIEAAISVAIPGLMLRRLKKGNFPIKALISNNEDKERFARRCKNGIILLYDQSTVEWNENLNATSVLGLLLRKLKDEGCKVFCLEGGFSKFQAEYPTHCETNLESSCGTSSPPVPVLGLGGLRISSDSSSDIESEPDRDAPNSATECDSSPLSNNQQPSFPVQILPHLYLGCAKDSTNLDVLEEHGIKYILNVTPNLPNLFENVGEFKYKQIPISDHWSQNLSQFFPEAIAFIDEARNQNCGVLVHCLAGISRSVTVTVAYLMQKLNLSMNDAYDIVKMKKSNISPNFNFMGQLLDFERTLGLSSPCDNRLPSQPLYFTTPTNHNVFQLDPLQST
- the LOC137379455 gene encoding dual specificity protein phosphatase 6-like isoform X2, whose product is MLEKFPCAPFDSEMAMCKATGWLHDQLERGNDSLLLMDCRAHELYDSSHIEAAISVAIPGLMLRRLKKGNFPIKALISNNEDKERFARRCKNGIILLYDQSTVEWNENLNATSVLGLLLRKLKDEGCKVFCLEDEARNQNCGVLVHCLAGISRSVTVTVAYLMQKLNLSMNDAYDIVKMKKSNISPNFNFMGQLLDFERTLGLSSPCDNRLPSQPLYFTTPTNHNVFQLDPLQST